From Thermoflavifilum aggregans, a single genomic window includes:
- the gap gene encoding type I glyceraldehyde-3-phosphate dehydrogenase, which yields MAQKVKIGINGFGRIGRLAFRQIYKMEDVDVVAINDLTSPAVLAHLLKYDTAQGRFHEEVKSTDQSIIVNGEEIMIYAQKDPAQIPWGKHGVDVVLECTGHFTDKTKAEAHLKGGAKKVVISAPATGDLKTIVFNVNHHILDGSETIISCASCTTNCLAPMAQVLDEKFGIVAGLMTTIHAYTNDQNTQDAPHPKGDLRRARAAAMNIVPNKTGAAKAIGLVLPNLNGKLDGVAQRVPTITGSLTELITILKKKVTVEEVNAAMKAASNESFGYTEDEIVSSDIIGMTYGSLFDATQTKVLTQGDQQLVKTVAWYDNEMSYVSQLVRTLKYFARLIKQ from the coding sequence ATGGCGCAAAAAGTTAAAATAGGCATCAATGGCTTCGGACGCATTGGCCGTCTGGCTTTCCGGCAAATCTACAAGATGGAAGATGTGGATGTGGTGGCTATAAATGATCTGACCAGCCCGGCTGTGCTGGCTCATTTGCTGAAATATGATACTGCTCAGGGACGTTTCCACGAGGAGGTGAAATCAACAGATCAGTCCATTATTGTCAATGGAGAAGAAATCATGATTTATGCCCAGAAGGATCCTGCACAGATTCCCTGGGGTAAGCACGGGGTGGATGTGGTGCTGGAATGTACCGGTCATTTCACGGATAAAACCAAGGCTGAAGCCCATCTGAAAGGGGGAGCCAAAAAGGTAGTGATTTCTGCTCCTGCAACCGGTGATCTGAAAACTATTGTATTCAATGTGAATCACCATATTCTGGATGGTTCGGAAACCATCATCAGCTGTGCATCCTGTACAACCAACTGCTTGGCACCCATGGCGCAGGTACTGGATGAAAAATTCGGCATTGTGGCCGGATTGATGACCACCATTCATGCCTATACCAATGACCAGAACACCCAGGATGCACCCCATCCCAAAGGTGATTTGCGCCGTGCCCGTGCCGCTGCCATGAACATTGTGCCCAACAAAACAGGTGCAGCCAAAGCCATTGGCCTGGTATTGCCCAACCTCAACGGAAAGCTGGATGGCGTTGCCCAGCGTGTGCCCACCATTACCGGTTCGCTGACAGAGCTGATCACGATCCTGAAGAAAAAGGTTACTGTTGAAGAAGTTAACGCAGCCATGAAAGCCGCTTCCAATGAGAGTTTTGGCTATACGGAAGATGAAATTGTCAGCAGCGATATCATTGGCATGACCTATGGTTCATTGTTCGATGCTACGCAGACCAAAGTACTGACGCAGGGCGATCAGCAACTGGTGAAAACCGTGGCATGGTATGATAATGAAATGAGTTATGTGTCACAGCTGGTGCGCACGCTGAAATATTTTGCCCGGCTCATCAAGCAGTAA
- a CDS encoding lytic transglycosylase domain-containing protein — protein sequence MHVWKMNLLFVLMLPGLTARSMSLLTDTTRNSMKRDTVISLNEYSDANAASDDQPDIISLAAPLSAGASILTGNLNSYVSRFISRYWAENRNHLQAIQLKSPPYFKVIDQIFSKYGIPKELRYLAVIESELNPNAVSKVGAVGLWQLMAGTARLLGLTVNRHRDDRRNVYKSTVAAAKYLADLYDTFHDWILVVAAYNCGPVAVLDAMQKSGSSNFFDLEKYLPSETRSHVMRFLATAYTLGRVSSFFGLDETQTDGDDLSSDRTAVTDIQSLSLTGRYALPVIAQFLEIDINTLKRLNPDWDKQSANNTLSLNLPADKMSLFKSRQQAILNESQQLFLENNRLEMNAKQAYTATRKQVQPTAPKRRTTSVKARVSRSTASSHTHKKAS from the coding sequence ATGCATGTATGGAAAATGAATCTCCTGTTTGTGTTGATGCTGCCCGGCCTCACAGCCCGTAGCATGTCTCTGCTGACAGATACCACCCGGAATTCCATGAAAAGAGACACAGTCATTTCATTAAATGAATACAGCGATGCCAATGCTGCCTCGGATGATCAGCCGGATATCATCAGTCTGGCTGCGCCTCTTTCGGCCGGAGCCAGTATTCTCACCGGCAATCTGAATAGTTATGTTTCACGCTTCATTTCCCGGTACTGGGCCGAAAACCGCAACCATCTGCAGGCTATTCAGCTCAAAAGTCCACCTTATTTCAAGGTGATTGACCAGATTTTTTCCAAATACGGGATTCCAAAAGAACTGCGCTATCTGGCTGTGATTGAATCAGAATTAAATCCTAATGCCGTATCAAAAGTGGGCGCTGTAGGTCTGTGGCAGCTGATGGCAGGCACAGCCCGGCTGTTAGGCTTAACGGTGAACCGACATCGGGATGATCGGAGAAATGTATACAAATCTACGGTGGCAGCCGCGAAATATCTTGCCGATTTGTATGACACCTTTCACGACTGGATTCTGGTAGTGGCTGCCTATAATTGCGGACCTGTGGCAGTATTGGATGCTATGCAGAAAAGTGGTAGCAGTAATTTTTTCGATCTCGAAAAATATCTTCCATCTGAAACACGCAGCCATGTCATGCGCTTTCTGGCAACAGCCTATACCTTAGGACGGGTTTCTTCATTCTTCGGATTGGATGAAACTCAAACAGATGGTGATGATCTGTCATCCGATCGGACTGCTGTTACGGATATTCAAAGCTTATCCCTTACAGGCCGCTATGCCCTGCCCGTGATTGCACAATTTCTCGAAATAGACATTAATACTTTAAAACGACTAAATCCCGATTGGGACAAACAGTCGGCCAATAATACTTTAAGCCTGAATTTACCAGCCGATAAAATGAGCTTGTTTAAATCCCGCCAGCAAGCCATTCTGAACGAATCACAGCAATTGTTTCTGGAAAACAACAGGCTTGAAATGAATGCAAAGCAAGCCTACACGGCTACCCGAAAACAAGTACAGCCAACTGCTCCCAAAAGGCGCACCACCAGCGTAAAAGCACGGGTAAGCAGATCAACTGCTTCCTCACATACACATAAAAAAGCCTCCTGA
- the gatA gene encoding Asp-tRNA(Asn)/Glu-tRNA(Gln) amidotransferase subunit GatA, with product MSVFRNVQEYHTRLLTGEITCEQVVYAYIDRIASHAKLNAFIHVYAEEALHRARAIDARIQREHTLKRLTGVVFGIKDVIAYAHHPLTAASHMLKDFRSTYSATAVERLLREEAIIIGSLNCDEFAMGSSTENSWFGPTLHPLNPDYVPGGSSGGSAAAVSADLCMLALGSDTGGSVRQPADFCGIIGLKPTYGRISRHGLIAYASSFDQIGIFGKNIADVATTLEVIAGPDEFDSTASPLPVESYQPPTDPEPQGIKLAYMKEALDHPSLDREIKSNIEKLIDWLIQKGHIANAVHFNYLDVIAPAYYVLTTAEASANLARYDGVRYGYRASTEEGASLDICYRKTRSEGFGKEVKRRILLGTYVLSEGYYDAYYTKAQQVRRLVAEEAYRILNEYTCLLIPTFPTTAFRLGENTDDPVKMYLGDLYTVFANLAGLPAISIPLFRHSNGLPFGLQLVAGRFQEKKLLEIAAYLLSHRSST from the coding sequence TTGTCTGTTTTCAGAAATGTACAGGAATATCATACGCGTTTACTGACAGGAGAAATCACCTGTGAGCAGGTGGTATATGCATACATTGACCGCATTGCTTCGCACGCGAAGCTGAATGCTTTCATCCATGTATATGCTGAAGAAGCACTCCATCGTGCCCGAGCCATTGATGCCCGCATTCAACGTGAGCATACGCTGAAACGCCTTACAGGCGTTGTGTTTGGTATCAAGGATGTCATTGCCTATGCCCATCATCCGCTTACTGCAGCATCCCACATGCTGAAGGATTTCAGATCAACATATTCTGCTACGGCCGTTGAGCGCCTGCTTCGGGAAGAAGCGATCATCATCGGCTCGCTGAACTGCGACGAATTTGCCATGGGTTCCAGCACGGAAAACTCATGGTTTGGACCTACCCTGCACCCCCTCAACCCTGATTATGTACCCGGAGGATCATCAGGAGGCAGCGCAGCAGCCGTAAGCGCCGACCTCTGCATGCTTGCACTGGGTAGTGATACCGGAGGCTCCGTCAGGCAACCGGCTGATTTCTGTGGCATCATTGGCTTGAAACCTACCTACGGAAGGATCTCAAGACATGGATTGATTGCATATGCTTCTTCTTTTGATCAGATAGGAATTTTTGGCAAGAATATTGCTGATGTGGCAACAACACTGGAAGTAATTGCCGGTCCTGATGAGTTTGATAGTACTGCCAGCCCATTACCGGTTGAGTCCTATCAACCTCCTACCGACCCGGAGCCACAGGGCATCAAACTGGCTTACATGAAGGAAGCCCTGGATCATCCCAGCCTGGATCGGGAAATTAAATCAAACATTGAAAAGCTCATCGACTGGCTCATTCAGAAGGGACATATTGCAAATGCCGTGCATTTTAACTATCTTGACGTCATCGCACCCGCCTATTATGTGCTTACTACAGCGGAAGCGTCGGCAAATCTGGCCAGATATGACGGCGTGCGATACGGATACAGGGCATCAACGGAAGAGGGTGCCTCACTTGACATCTGCTACCGGAAAACCCGCTCCGAAGGATTCGGAAAAGAAGTAAAACGACGGATCCTGCTTGGTACCTATGTGCTGAGTGAAGGATATTACGACGCTTATTACACCAAAGCCCAGCAGGTAAGGCGTTTGGTGGCTGAGGAGGCTTATCGGATATTAAATGAATACACCTGTTTGCTGATACCTACCTTCCCCACCACTGCCTTCCGGCTCGGAGAAAATACAGACGATCCTGTAAAAATGTATCTGGGTGATTTATATACTGTTTTTGCAAACCTGGCCGGGCTACCAGCTATTTCTATCCCGTTGTTCAGGCATAGCAATGGCCTGCCCTTCGGTTTACAACTGGTTGCAGGCCGGTTTCAGGAAAAAAAATTACTGGAAATAGCAGCGTATTTATTGTCACATAGGTCATCCACTTGA
- a CDS encoding phosphoglycerate kinase: MPDFQSFSFHNHKALVRVDFNVPLDDHFHITDDTRMRAAIPTIQKIRHDGGAVILMSHLGRPKKGPEDRFSLRHLVKHLSALLQADVQFASDCIGEPARQKAGALKPGDVLLLENLRFHPEEEKGDPAFARELASLGDVYVNDAFGTAHRAHASTAVIAQFFPPERRMFGLLMEAEVKNAERVLHHAEKPFVAVLGGAKVSDKIGIITNLLPRVNGLVIGGGMAYTFLKAQGQEIGKSLCETDKLELAADILQKARKQGVEVYLPVDSVVAPQVATDVPTQIVDHDHFPADQMGLDIGPQTIEKYKQAILQAKTILWNGPMGVFELSPFQRGTQAIAEAVAKATQAGAFSLVGGGDSVAALHQFGLEDKVSYVSTGGGALLEYFEGKILPGIAAIRESQTA; this comes from the coding sequence ATGCCGGATTTTCAATCGTTTTCTTTTCACAACCATAAAGCTCTGGTGCGGGTTGATTTCAACGTACCACTTGATGATCATTTTCATATTACCGATGATACCCGCATGCGGGCAGCGATACCCACTATTCAGAAAATTCGCCATGATGGCGGAGCTGTAATTCTGATGTCGCATCTTGGCAGGCCCAAGAAAGGCCCAGAAGATCGTTTTTCTCTCCGGCATCTGGTAAAGCATTTATCAGCGTTGTTGCAGGCCGACGTACAGTTTGCATCAGATTGCATTGGGGAACCGGCTAGGCAGAAGGCAGGAGCGTTGAAGCCTGGAGATGTGTTGTTATTAGAGAATCTTCGCTTTCATCCAGAAGAAGAAAAAGGCGATCCAGCTTTTGCCCGGGAGCTTGCCAGTCTTGGAGATGTGTACGTAAATGATGCTTTTGGCACGGCTCATCGGGCACATGCTTCCACGGCTGTGATTGCACAATTTTTCCCACCCGAACGCAGGATGTTTGGCTTGCTGATGGAAGCTGAGGTAAAAAACGCCGAGCGCGTGCTTCATCATGCAGAAAAGCCTTTTGTGGCCGTGCTTGGCGGAGCAAAGGTTTCTGATAAAATAGGGATCATCACCAACCTTTTGCCCCGTGTAAATGGTTTGGTGATTGGGGGTGGAATGGCATATACTTTTCTGAAAGCCCAGGGTCAGGAAATTGGTAAATCTCTTTGTGAAACAGATAAGCTTGAGCTGGCTGCTGATATTTTACAAAAAGCCCGCAAGCAGGGCGTGGAAGTTTACTTACCTGTGGATTCCGTTGTTGCACCTCAGGTAGCTACGGATGTACCTACGCAAATAGTAGATCATGATCATTTTCCGGCCGATCAGATGGGACTTGATATTGGCCCGCAAACCATAGAGAAGTATAAACAGGCTATCCTGCAGGCCAAAACCATTCTTTGGAATGGGCCTATGGGTGTATTTGAGCTTTCTCCGTTTCAGCGTGGCACGCAGGCTATAGCAGAAGCTGTAGCGAAAGCCACACAGGCAGGCGCATTTTCACTGGTGGGCGGAGGCGATTCTGTTGCGGCCCTGCACCAGTTTGGCCTGGAAGATAAAGTAAGTTATGTATCTACCGGTGGAGGAGCTTTGCTGGAATATTTTGAAGGAAAGATACTTCCCGGCATTGCAGCTATTCGGGAAAGCCAAACGGCTTAG